One window of the Rhipicephalus sanguineus isolate Rsan-2018 chromosome 2, BIME_Rsan_1.4, whole genome shotgun sequence genome contains the following:
- the LOC119383377 gene encoding ATPase inhibitor A, mitochondrial, which produces MEGQHFTFCEAPARQYSSITGKMALQQSSRVVRSFRFLPCLSQTRFSQSQSGEWGSGSGKGGGGGGSVREAGGAFGKMEAAREEEYFRKLQAHQIEVLKEHIEDEIKQHEKLIKQHQDEIERHKKKIRDLKEH; this is translated from the exons ATGGAAGGGCAGCACTTCACCTTCTGCGAAGCGCCGGCGCGCCAATATTCCAGCATCACAGGCAAAATGGCGTTGCAGCAGAGTAGCCGAGTCGTGAGGAGCTTCAGATTTCTGCCGTGTTTAAG CCAAACACGGTTTTCGCAGTCACAGTCCGGCGAATGGGGCAGTGGCTCTGGAAAG ggcggcggcggtggcggcagcgtCCGTGAAGCTGGTGGTGCCTTTGGCAAGATGGAGGCGGCTAGGGAGGAAGAGTACTTCCGCAAGCTG CAAGCTCATCAAATTGAGGTGCTCAAGGAGCACATCGAAGACGAAATCAAGCAACACGAGAAACTTATCAAGCAGCACCAGGACGAGATAGAGAGGCACAAGAAGAAGATTCGGGACCTCAAGGAACACTGA